In Desulfovibrio gilichinskyi, a genomic segment contains:
- the gatB gene encoding Asp-tRNA(Asn)/Glu-tRNA(Gln) amidotransferase subunit GatB has protein sequence MVQFETVIGLEVHAQLKTKTKIFCGCSTEFGKEPNENVCEVCSGMPGVLPVLNEKVMEYASKMGLATNCTINQKSIFARKNYFYPDLPKGYQISQFELPICEHGHLDIVYEDKAGEPCKKRIGITRIHMEEDAGKNIHSAAENASFVDLNRTGVPLIEIVSEPDMRSAEEAVAYLKSLRSILLYLGICDGNLEEGSFRCDANISVRPFGQKEFGTRAELKNINSFRNVHKAIQYEVARQIDLIEDGDEVIQETRLYDADKGTTHSMRGKADAHDYRYFPDPDLVPLVIADEWLAEWQASLPELPAERKSRFESDFKISEQDADLLTSEKDVADYFEAVLDFYNEPLKVVNWIKGEFLRELNQTGCAVSECKFTPEMMAKLVDLVDKEVISIKIGKDIFNEVFAGGLDPVKYVKDKGLEQNSDTSSLEVVVDKVLADNPAEVEAYKGGKTKLVSFFMGQVMRETKGQANPGIVSKMIQEKLS, from the coding sequence ATGGTCCAGTTTGAAACAGTCATCGGGCTTGAGGTTCATGCTCAGCTTAAGACAAAGACAAAAATATTTTGCGGGTGTTCCACTGAATTTGGAAAAGAACCGAACGAGAACGTCTGTGAAGTTTGTTCGGGAATGCCGGGTGTTCTTCCGGTACTTAACGAAAAAGTAATGGAATATGCTTCTAAAATGGGGCTGGCCACTAATTGTACAATTAATCAGAAATCAATTTTTGCACGTAAAAACTATTTTTATCCCGACCTTCCCAAAGGGTATCAAATTTCTCAGTTTGAATTGCCTATCTGCGAACATGGGCATCTTGATATCGTTTACGAAGACAAGGCCGGTGAGCCTTGTAAAAAACGTATCGGTATCACCCGTATTCATATGGAAGAAGATGCCGGGAAAAATATTCATTCCGCTGCTGAAAATGCCAGCTTTGTCGACTTAAACCGCACCGGTGTTCCGCTTATCGAAATAGTCAGTGAACCGGATATGCGCAGCGCAGAAGAAGCTGTTGCCTACCTGAAATCTTTGCGTAGTATTCTGCTTTATCTGGGCATCTGCGATGGTAACCTTGAAGAAGGCTCATTCCGCTGTGATGCGAATATTTCTGTTCGTCCATTCGGGCAGAAAGAGTTCGGAACACGCGCTGAACTTAAAAACATCAATTCATTCAGGAACGTTCACAAAGCAATCCAGTATGAAGTCGCTCGCCAGATTGATCTTATCGAAGACGGCGATGAAGTTATTCAGGAAACACGCCTTTATGACGCAGACAAAGGTACAACTCATTCCATGCGCGGAAAAGCTGATGCTCATGATTATCGCTATTTTCCTGATCCTGACCTTGTTCCGCTTGTCATTGCTGATGAGTGGCTTGCAGAGTGGCAGGCATCACTTCCGGAGCTTCCGGCAGAGCGCAAATCCCGTTTTGAAAGTGATTTCAAAATAAGCGAACAGGATGCGGACCTTCTTACATCTGAAAAAGATGTTGCTGATTACTTTGAAGCTGTTCTCGATTTCTATAATGAACCGCTAAAGGTCGTTAACTGGATTAAAGGTGAGTTCTTAAGGGAACTTAATCAGACCGGTTGTGCTGTTTCCGAGTGCAAGTTCACTCCTGAGATGATGGCCAAGCTTGTTGATCTGGTTGACAAAGAAGTTATCAGTATCAAAATCGGTAAAGATATTTTTAATGAAGTTTTTGCCGGAGGGCTTGATCCTGTCAAATACGTTAAAGATAAAGGTCTCGAACAGAATTCTGATACTTCCAGCTTGGAAGTAGTTGTAGATAAAGTTCTGGCAGACAATCCTGCCGAGGTTGAAGCATATAAGGGCGGCAAGACTAAACTGGTCAGCTTTTTTATGGGACAAGTTATGAGAGAGACCAAAGGACAGGCCAACCCCGGTATCGTCAGTAAAATGATTCAGGAAAAACTTTCTTAG
- the mtnA gene encoding S-methyl-5-thioribose-1-phosphate isomerase has product MTEHIQFSAEKDALVLLDQRYLPNREDWFDCKTTDDIVEALVVMVVRGAPAIGVTAAYGCYLAAREVAGSADWKKDLEVNLDKIENARPTAVNLRWAVREMRRIWQEAGDISLDELCSVWLERAKVIHVDDIRMCEDIGRFGGELIDDGDTVMTHCNAGALATAGYGTALGVIRGAVDQGKKVQVIANETRPFLQGARLTAYELHRDGIPVKVACDNACALLMKKGLVQKVVVGADRIAANGDAVNKIGTYGVALLAREFGIPFYVAAPVYTIDPETPTGDDVPIEDRTPREVTHIGDTRITPEGVEVFNFAFDPTPNELIAGIITEKGVLRPPYSEAIKKLFS; this is encoded by the coding sequence ATGACCGAACATATTCAGTTTTCTGCGGAAAAAGATGCACTTGTTCTGCTTGATCAGCGTTATCTGCCTAATCGTGAAGATTGGTTTGATTGCAAAACCACCGATGATATCGTCGAGGCTTTAGTTGTGATGGTTGTTCGCGGTGCTCCTGCTATCGGTGTTACTGCTGCGTACGGCTGTTACCTTGCAGCCCGCGAAGTTGCAGGTAGTGCTGATTGGAAAAAAGATCTCGAAGTTAATCTTGATAAGATTGAGAATGCCCGTCCTACAGCAGTGAATCTTCGCTGGGCCGTTCGTGAAATGAGAAGAATCTGGCAGGAAGCCGGGGACATTTCACTTGATGAACTTTGTTCTGTCTGGCTCGAAAGAGCAAAAGTAATTCACGTTGATGATATCCGCATGTGCGAAGATATCGGGCGTTTCGGTGGCGAGCTGATTGATGACGGTGACACCGTCATGACTCACTGTAATGCCGGAGCCCTTGCCACAGCAGGATACGGAACTGCGCTTGGTGTTATCAGAGGCGCTGTTGATCAGGGTAAAAAAGTTCAGGTTATTGCCAACGAAACCCGCCCGTTTTTACAAGGGGCAAGACTAACAGCATATGAACTTCACCGTGACGGTATCCCTGTAAAAGTTGCGTGTGACAATGCGTGTGCTTTGCTAATGAAAAAAGGGCTGGTGCAGAAAGTTGTTGTAGGTGCTGACAGAATCGCTGCAAACGGCGACGCTGTAAATAAAATCGGAACCTACGGTGTAGCTTTGCTTGCCCGTGAATTCGGTATCCCTTTTTATGTAGCCGCTCCTGTATATACAATCGATCCTGAAACTCCTACCGGTGATGATGTCCCGATTGAAGACCGCACTCCGCGTGAGGTTACTCATATCGGCGATACCAGAATTACCCCAGAAGGTGTTGAAGTTTTCAATTTCGCTTTTGATCCGACTCCTAATGAGCTTATCGCAGGGATTATCACAGAAAAAGGCGTGCTTAGACCTCCTTATTCTGAAGCTATTAAAAAACTCTTTAGTTAG
- the der gene encoding ribosome biogenesis GTPase Der has product MLPTIALVGRPNVGKSTIFNRLLRKKRALTHDMPGITRDRIYDEGHYEGVRYALVDTGGLVMESDNESEEFQGDIFEQAREAIEEAHALILVVDGRLGLTPLDEQVASFIRQSNKPILLLVNKVDGSEIEAQCLSEFHVLGFEMMPVSAEHGYNLEALRVKVAELAENTGIIPEEEDPEKVGLKIAMLGRPNAGKSSMVNALTGEERVIVSDIAGTTRDSVNVTFLSGGKTFTFVDTAGVRRRTNISNTIERYSVLRALKSSKIADVTIMVVDAIGGLTKQDKRLLDFLAKEATPFIIAVNKIDLVSQRERDELKRGFEMALRMANHVPVIYTSCISKSGLGGILPLAAKLKAECSIRVSTGQLNRIMKEVIEKHQPPVVKRRRAKFKYLTQADEEPPTFIFFINDERLIRPTYHRFLENKLRKILNIKIAPLNIYFRSTARDKETR; this is encoded by the coding sequence ATGCTGCCGACCATAGCACTTGTAGGACGTCCTAATGTTGGAAAGTCCACTATATTCAATAGGTTGTTGCGAAAAAAAAGAGCTCTGACTCATGATATGCCCGGAATTACCCGCGATCGTATCTATGATGAAGGTCACTATGAAGGCGTTAGATACGCCCTTGTAGATACCGGTGGCCTCGTAATGGAAAGCGACAATGAATCAGAAGAATTTCAGGGTGATATCTTCGAGCAGGCTAGAGAAGCCATTGAAGAAGCTCACGCCCTTATATTAGTAGTAGACGGGCGGCTTGGGCTCACTCCGCTTGATGAGCAAGTCGCCAGCTTTATCCGTCAGAGTAATAAGCCGATTCTATTATTGGTAAATAAAGTTGACGGTTCAGAGATTGAAGCTCAGTGCCTGTCTGAATTTCACGTACTCGGGTTTGAAATGATGCCTGTTTCAGCAGAGCATGGTTACAACCTTGAAGCTTTGCGTGTGAAAGTGGCAGAGCTTGCTGAAAATACCGGAATTATTCCCGAAGAAGAAGATCCGGAAAAAGTTGGGCTTAAGATTGCTATGCTGGGGCGGCCGAATGCAGGCAAATCTTCAATGGTAAATGCTTTGACCGGAGAAGAAAGAGTTATCGTAAGCGACATTGCCGGAACAACCCGCGACAGTGTTAACGTTACTTTTCTTTCAGGTGGAAAGACTTTTACTTTTGTCGACACTGCCGGAGTCAGGCGCAGAACAAATATTTCAAATACAATCGAAAGATACAGCGTTCTTCGCGCTCTCAAAAGCAGTAAGATTGCGGATGTAACCATAATGGTTGTTGATGCTATCGGCGGGCTTACCAAGCAGGATAAGCGCTTGCTTGATTTTCTTGCAAAAGAAGCAACACCGTTTATTATTGCTGTTAATAAAATTGATCTGGTTTCACAGAGAGAACGTGACGAGCTTAAACGCGGTTTTGAAATGGCTCTTAGAATGGCAAATCATGTTCCTGTTATTTATACTTCATGTATATCTAAATCAGGGCTTGGAGGAATTCTACCTCTGGCAGCAAAGCTTAAGGCAGAGTGCTCAATAAGAGTTTCCACAGGACAGCTCAATCGAATCATGAAAGAAGTTATTGAGAAACATCAGCCGCCGGTTGTTAAACGCAGAAGGGCTAAGTTTAAGTATTTGACTCAGGCTGATGAAGAGCCTCCAACCTTTATTTTCTTTATTAATGATGAAAGGTTGATCAGACCTACATATCATCGTTTTCTTGAAAATAAACTTAGAAAGATTTTGAATATTAAGATTGCCCCTCTGAATATTTACTTCAGATCCACGGCAAGAGATAAAGAAACAAGATAA
- a CDS encoding response regulator — protein MPNSVGIIIVDDHALVREGLKNILKAQSGINVLGMAENGLEAVRLCKRLNPDVVLMDLSMPVKSGVQAIQELAKDGVRIKLLALTAHVDAEHVFLALDAGASGYVLKNSTSEELVMAIRTVMEGKVYLAPGISAEVAKGFLKKRYTDGCEKLDTLTNREREIFKNILSGYKNREIGDILIISVKTVEKHRANLMKKLGLRSIAELKAYGEELASREIFL, from the coding sequence ATGCCTAATTCAGTCGGAATAATTATTGTTGATGACCACGCATTGGTCAGAGAAGGTCTTAAGAATATTCTTAAGGCTCAAAGCGGCATCAATGTCTTGGGGATGGCAGAGAATGGGCTTGAGGCTGTCAGGTTATGCAAGAGGCTGAATCCTGATGTTGTTCTTATGGACTTATCCATGCCTGTTAAAAGTGGCGTACAGGCTATTCAGGAACTTGCGAAAGATGGTGTGCGCATTAAGTTGCTGGCCCTTACAGCTCATGTCGATGCAGAGCACGTTTTTCTAGCTCTCGATGCCGGAGCAAGCGGGTATGTTCTTAAAAATTCAACCAGCGAAGAGCTGGTTATGGCCATTCGCACTGTGATGGAAGGTAAAGTTTACCTTGCTCCGGGAATTTCCGCAGAAGTGGCGAAAGGTTTTTTGAAAAAGAGGTATACGGACGGTTGTGAAAAGCTTGATACATTGACCAATCGTGAAAGAGAGATTTTTAAGAATATTTTATCCGGCTACAAAAATCGTGAAATCGGCGACATTTTGATTATAAGCGTTAAAACCGTCGAAAAACATCGCGCCAATTTAATGAAAAAGTTGGGCCTTAGATCTATTGCTGAACTGAAAGCTTATGGCGAAGAGCTTGCCTCCAGAGAAATATTTTTATAG
- a CDS encoding DEAD/DEAH box helicase — MLVHISKDLTLTDTPADLVKKIKESLTLMNPEYVNAMKYGRRAVRIAKYIKMFSGDRSGRLHCPRGYGVELHRLAKAAGEEITYEDNRRELDPVEFSFSGEFRPYQLAALESFSRSSQGILEAGTGAGKTVMALALIAERKQPCLVLVHTKELLLQWVDRAQQFLGVEAGQVGNGKFNIQPFTVATIQTARNRLDKLVHAFGHIVVDECHRAPASTFQDVVTSFDAKYLTGLSATPYRNDGLDRIINLTLGDVVHRVDPDLLRDTGAILKPEVVTVETEFSFAGDASNEYPLMMTAVAEDRGRNNLIAGCVQGELEQNSGTLLLVADRTAHLFALAEILEEQGVDVAVLTGKTPTAERELLVEDLNAGKIKVLASTASLIGEGFDCPGLSTLFLCSPIKSKGRLVQIIGRILRPADGKRPRLYDFIDIKVGVLENSAGIRQRIYDEMA, encoded by the coding sequence ATGCTGGTTCATATATCAAAGGATTTAACCCTGACCGATACACCTGCCGACTTGGTGAAAAAGATTAAAGAGTCTTTGACACTGATGAATCCTGAGTACGTTAACGCCATGAAGTACGGGCGTAGAGCTGTGCGCATTGCTAAGTATATAAAGATGTTTTCAGGAGATCGCAGTGGCAGGTTGCATTGTCCACGCGGCTATGGGGTTGAGCTGCATCGGCTTGCTAAAGCAGCAGGCGAAGAAATTACATATGAAGACAACAGGCGTGAATTAGATCCTGTGGAGTTCTCTTTCAGCGGAGAATTCAGGCCATATCAGTTAGCAGCATTGGAATCTTTTTCTAGGTCCTCACAGGGAATTCTGGAAGCAGGAACCGGCGCAGGTAAAACAGTTATGGCACTGGCTTTGATTGCTGAGCGTAAGCAGCCTTGTCTTGTGCTTGTGCATACGAAAGAATTACTTCTGCAATGGGTTGATAGGGCGCAGCAGTTCTTAGGTGTTGAGGCCGGACAGGTCGGTAATGGAAAATTTAATATACAGCCTTTTACTGTAGCGACCATCCAGACCGCGCGTAATCGCTTAGATAAATTGGTTCATGCTTTCGGGCATATTGTAGTTGATGAATGCCATAGGGCCCCTGCAAGCACCTTTCAGGATGTTGTCACCAGCTTTGATGCTAAGTATCTGACTGGTCTTTCTGCTACGCCTTATCGTAATGACGGCCTTGACCGGATAATAAATTTGACACTTGGTGATGTTGTGCATCGTGTTGATCCGGATTTGCTGCGGGATACAGGAGCCATACTCAAACCGGAAGTAGTTACCGTGGAGACGGAATTTTCCTTTGCTGGCGATGCTTCAAATGAATATCCGCTCATGATGACAGCTGTTGCCGAGGACCGAGGGCGCAACAATCTCATAGCAGGCTGTGTGCAGGGAGAGCTTGAGCAGAATTCAGGTACTTTGCTGCTAGTGGCGGACAGAACAGCGCACCTTTTTGCACTTGCTGAAATATTAGAGGAGCAGGGCGTGGACGTGGCTGTTCTGACCGGAAAAACTCCGACTGCAGAGCGAGAGCTTCTTGTTGAGGATTTAAATGCCGGTAAGATTAAAGTGCTGGCAAGCACCGCTTCTCTTATAGGCGAAGGATTTGATTGTCCGGGCCTATCCACTCTTTTTCTTTGTTCTCCAATCAAATCAAAAGGAAGACTCGTGCAGATCATCGGGCGTATTCTAAGACCGGCTGACGGCAAGAGACCTCGGCTCTACGACTTCATTGATATCAAAGTCGGGGTGTTAGAGAACAGTGCCGGAATACGGCAACGTATTTATGATGAAATGGCGTAG
- a CDS encoding multidrug effflux MFS transporter has product MESKQHFFGKKSMIAMLAVLSAFPPLSTDLYLPALPHMMKILDASQSAVNLSLSLFLIFFALGILFWGPVSEKFGRKPVLLTGLVLYIIGSVGCALSTNVTMLILSRVLQAFGGGAAEAVATAMVKDMFTGRKRESVLALVISMVVVAPVVAPIFGAFIMKFMSWRVIFWFLAGFSSITFLLSTQLDETLKDRFEGNVLHSIGRLGVVLKNPGFSALLGVFSMAALPLMAFIAASAFIYINGFGMSEQQYGLYFGFNALGSLVGPLLFIRLSKWVHSRTIITASFFIITVSGIMLVFFGASSPNVFALTMLASTIGISMMRPPSANLLLSQQDGDTGSAASLINFTALFMGSIGMFLISLEADALISTLGIMQILVGVICGIAWLIIKNRSFIRS; this is encoded by the coding sequence GTGGAAAGTAAACAACATTTTTTCGGCAAGAAATCCATGATCGCCATGCTGGCAGTGCTCAGCGCCTTCCCTCCCCTGTCAACGGATCTTTATCTTCCGGCATTGCCGCACATGATGAAAATTCTCGACGCAAGCCAGAGTGCGGTTAACCTGAGCCTCAGCCTTTTTCTGATTTTTTTTGCTCTGGGCATACTGTTCTGGGGCCCTGTAAGCGAAAAATTCGGACGAAAGCCTGTCCTGCTGACAGGACTTGTACTGTACATTATAGGCAGCGTAGGATGCGCTCTATCCACCAATGTAACTATGCTTATCCTGTCCCGAGTGCTTCAGGCGTTCGGCGGAGGAGCAGCTGAAGCTGTAGCTACCGCCATGGTCAAAGACATGTTCACCGGACGCAAACGAGAATCAGTTCTGGCTCTGGTTATATCCATGGTTGTTGTAGCCCCGGTGGTTGCGCCGATATTTGGAGCCTTTATCATGAAATTTATGAGCTGGAGGGTTATATTCTGGTTCCTTGCAGGATTTTCCAGTATAACCTTTTTATTATCCACGCAGCTGGATGAAACTCTTAAGGACCGATTTGAAGGAAATGTTCTCCATTCGATAGGAAGACTTGGCGTGGTCCTGAAAAACCCTGGGTTTTCCGCTCTTCTGGGAGTATTCTCTATGGCCGCCCTGCCACTGATGGCTTTCATCGCCGCTTCCGCCTTTATCTACATCAACGGATTCGGCATGAGTGAACAGCAGTATGGTCTGTACTTCGGCTTTAACGCACTCGGTTCATTGGTAGGCCCGCTTCTGTTCATACGTCTTTCAAAGTGGGTCCACAGTCGGACTATCATTACTGCCAGCTTCTTTATCATAACGGTCAGTGGCATCATGCTTGTATTTTTTGGAGCATCCTCACCGAACGTATTCGCTTTGACAATGCTTGCAAGCACCATAGGAATAAGCATGATGCGTCCTCCTTCAGCGAATCTGCTGCTTTCCCAGCAGGACGGAGACACAGGGTCAGCAGCTTCACTTATTAACTTCACAGCCCTGTTCATGGGGAGCATCGGCATGTTCCTCATATCACTGGAAGCAGATGCCCTTATCTCTACACTGGGCATCATGCAAATACTCGTCGGAGTAATCTGCGGCATCGCCTGGTTGATAATCAAGAATCGCTCCTTTATCCGGTCATAG
- a CDS encoding MarR family transcriptional regulator, whose amino-acid sequence MTNTFKDKVDFIVRTDGLLKDYIENVVVNKIKAEMPDDIFKKMTSNHIRAAFMLKNIEPCSLKEFATAMRLSKAAASAQVERMVKTGMVQRETNRDNRREVILTVSIPFEKHINHVHAEVTNWFMSITEQLGMETFEKWYEVMTTLNEVLNKRIKTEDMPY is encoded by the coding sequence ATGACGAACACATTCAAAGACAAGGTCGATTTCATCGTCAGGACTGACGGGCTCCTGAAAGATTATATTGAAAACGTCGTGGTCAATAAAATCAAAGCCGAAATGCCAGATGATATATTCAAAAAAATGACCTCGAATCATATTCGCGCGGCTTTTATGTTAAAAAATATTGAGCCCTGTTCGCTTAAAGAATTTGCAACGGCAATGCGTCTGTCCAAGGCTGCGGCATCCGCCCAGGTGGAACGCATGGTAAAAACCGGAATGGTTCAACGTGAGACCAACCGGGATAACCGGCGTGAAGTGATCCTTACAGTCAGTATCCCTTTTGAAAAACATATAAACCATGTCCATGCAGAGGTGACAAACTGGTTCATGTCCATCACGGAACAACTAGGCATGGAGACATTTGAAAAATGGTATGAAGTCATGACCACCCTGAACGAAGTGCTCAATAAGAGAATAAAAACTGAAGACATGCCTTACTAG
- a CDS encoding type II toxin-antitoxin system RelB/DinJ family antitoxin, with product MPSKSSMIHVRVDPVVKAEAAEALSGVGLSLSDAVRILLTRIAKEGGLPAGLTCNQEEHDRWFKAKVQAALEDTSPTIAHSQVMDEAEQLLATPYLKQK from the coding sequence ATGCCGTCAAAATCATCTATGATTCATGTCCGTGTTGATCCGGTTGTAAAGGCCGAAGCCGCAGAAGCTTTGTCAGGGGTGGGGCTTAGTCTTTCTGATGCGGTAAGAATTCTTCTAACCAGAATCGCAAAAGAGGGTGGTTTGCCCGCTGGACTTACTTGCAATCAGGAAGAGCATGACCGTTGGTTTAAGGCAAAAGTTCAGGCCGCACTTGAAGATACCAGCCCGACAATTGCACACAGTCAGGTAATGGATGAGGCTGAACAGCTTTTGGCTACGCCATATCTGAAGCAGAAGTAA
- a CDS encoding FAD:protein FMN transferase — protein sequence MKWFSGSLKKFTGLLILTLILGGCGGESKPVQLKGKALGTMYSIVIYDLPDNLSVESLNKGIEQVVGKVNSAMSLFKPDSELSQFNTYKGPDWFPVSKELAEVVKTAKDINRMTDGAFDITVAPLVNLWGFGPDKQTDVVPSDAEIKERLSNVGSKFVEVSTDPPQLKKLKPTITIDLAAIAKGYCVDAVSNWLASQNIKSFMVEIGGEIRAEGKKPNGGPWRIAVEKPVSMERAVQAVIAFTDKAMATSGDYRNYFEVNGKRYSHILDPTTGRPITHTLVSVSVMADTCARADALATGLTVLGPKRGIELAEKENLSAFFIVKTADGFVETATGNFPKHEKLN from the coding sequence ATGAAGTGGTTTTCGGGGTCGCTTAAAAAATTCACCGGATTACTCATTCTGACACTCATCTTAGGTGGGTGCGGCGGCGAATCCAAACCCGTTCAACTTAAGGGAAAAGCCCTTGGCACGATGTACTCCATCGTGATTTATGACCTTCCTGACAATTTATCGGTTGAGTCCTTGAATAAAGGCATTGAGCAGGTTGTGGGAAAAGTTAACTCGGCAATGTCTCTGTTCAAACCGGATTCAGAATTGTCGCAATTTAACACTTATAAGGGACCTGACTGGTTCCCAGTATCCAAAGAATTAGCCGAAGTCGTCAAGACGGCTAAAGATATCAACCGCATGACTGACGGAGCTTTCGATATAACTGTCGCTCCACTGGTTAACTTATGGGGATTCGGCCCTGACAAACAGACCGATGTTGTTCCAAGTGATGCCGAGATCAAGGAAAGACTGAGCAATGTAGGATCTAAGTTTGTTGAAGTCAGCACTGATCCGCCGCAGCTGAAAAAGCTCAAGCCGACCATTACCATTGATCTGGCTGCCATAGCCAAAGGTTACTGCGTGGACGCCGTAAGCAATTGGCTTGCGAGTCAGAATATAAAAAGCTTCATGGTAGAAATAGGCGGAGAAATCAGAGCTGAGGGCAAAAAACCGAATGGCGGACCGTGGCGTATTGCTGTGGAAAAACCTGTCAGTATGGAACGCGCGGTTCAGGCCGTTATTGCTTTCACCGACAAAGCTATGGCTACATCCGGCGATTACCGCAACTATTTTGAAGTGAACGGTAAACGCTACTCCCATATTCTCGACCCGACGACGGGCCGCCCGATTACGCACACTCTCGTCTCGGTCAGCGTTATGGCCGACACTTGCGCGCGCGCTGACGCATTGGCTACTGGTCTGACGGTGCTTGGACCTAAACGGGGTATCGAGTTGGCTGAAAAAGAAAATCTTTCCGCATTTTTCATTGTAAAAACAGCGGATGGATTTGTTGAAACCGCAACCGGTAATTTCCCGAAACATGAAAAACTGAACTGA
- the nqrF gene encoding NADH:ubiquinone reductase (Na(+)-transporting) subunit F, protein MVEIILGVVMFTGVVLALCVFILLARAKLVPSGEVNIEINGDPKKSIAVRPGTKLLNALAEKEIYVPSACGGGGSCGQCKCLVHSGGGDILPTETAHVSKREAREGTRLACQVNVKQDMKIQVPAEIFDIKKWECTVKSNIPRATFIKEFTIQLPEGESVDFRAGGYIQIEAPAHTVHYKDFEVGEQFKGDWDKFNLWRYTSVVKEPIVRAYSMANYPDEKGIIMLNVRVCPPPPFAPDAPPGQMSSYIYSLKPGDKVTISGPYGEFFARDTDSEMIFIGGGAGMAPMRSHIFDQLRRLGTKRKISFWYGARSLREMFYVEEFNQLAEEFPNFTWHVALSDPQPEDNWTGYTGFIHNVLFENYIKSHQAPEDCEFYMCGPPMMASAVENMLIAQGVEKENIMYDNFGA, encoded by the coding sequence ATGGTTGAAATAATACTCGGTGTAGTGATGTTTACCGGCGTAGTTCTTGCGCTGTGCGTGTTCATCCTGCTCGCCCGGGCCAAACTTGTCCCGAGCGGAGAGGTTAACATTGAAATTAACGGAGACCCGAAAAAGTCCATTGCGGTCAGACCCGGGACAAAACTCCTTAACGCATTGGCTGAAAAGGAAATATATGTTCCATCCGCCTGCGGAGGCGGTGGTTCCTGCGGTCAGTGTAAATGTCTTGTCCATTCCGGCGGTGGAGACATACTGCCGACAGAAACCGCACATGTAAGCAAGCGTGAAGCCCGTGAAGGGACTCGCCTCGCCTGTCAGGTGAATGTTAAACAGGATATGAAAATTCAGGTTCCGGCCGAAATCTTTGATATCAAAAAGTGGGAATGTACGGTTAAATCCAATATTCCGCGCGCTACATTCATCAAAGAATTCACAATTCAACTTCCCGAAGGGGAAAGTGTCGACTTCCGTGCAGGAGGTTACATTCAGATTGAAGCTCCTGCTCATACCGTTCACTACAAGGATTTTGAAGTAGGCGAACAGTTTAAGGGAGACTGGGATAAATTCAACCTGTGGCGTTACACTTCGGTGGTCAAAGAGCCCATTGTGCGTGCATATTCAATGGCCAACTACCCCGATGAAAAAGGCATCATAATGCTTAACGTCCGTGTTTGTCCGCCTCCTCCATTTGCTCCTGACGCTCCTCCCGGACAGATGTCTTCGTACATATACAGCCTTAAACCGGGTGATAAAGTCACCATTTCCGGTCCTTACGGCGAATTCTTCGCCCGTGATACGGACTCTGAAATGATCTTCATCGGCGGTGGCGCGGGTATGGCTCCCATGCGTTCGCACATCTTCGATCAATTGAGACGGTTAGGTACGAAGCGTAAAATCAGTTTCTGGTACGGTGCTCGCAGTTTGCGTGAAATGTTCTACGTAGAAGAGTTTAACCAACTTGCCGAAGAGTTCCCGAACTTCACTTGGCATGTAGCCTTGTCCGATCCGCAACCGGAAGACAACTGGACAGGATACACAGGATTCATCCACAACGTTCTTTTCGAGAACTATATCAAGAGCCATCAAGCTCCTGAAGATTGTGAATTCTACATGTGCGGACCACCGATGATGGCGTCTGCGGTGGAAAACATGCTCATCGCTCAAGGCGTAGAAAAAGAAAACATTATGTACGATAACTTCGGAGCCTAA